The segment TTACCAATTATTTTTTTATTTTTACTAATTAGTACTAACTGTATTACTCACTGACAAGAATATAATTTATCTCCGGTTAAATGTCAAATTTATTGTGGGAAATTTACTAATTATTGCGACTTATCACCATTTAAGCACTTAATTGAGCATGTAATATCAGATTATAGTTAGTCATGAATATACTTTTAAAAAGCTTGCCTTATGTGAGATTGCCGGTAAAGGCAACTGAGCGTTTGCTTCTCTCTGTTTTTTTAACGACATTTTTATAAATGCCAAAACTATTTGTCGACATAGCAGTACCCGTAGCTGTTGACCAGCTATTTACTTACAACGTTCCCGATGCTTTACAAAGTCAAATTAAAATTGGTGTAAGAGTAGTGGCTCCATTCGGTAACAAGACCGTTATCGGTTTTGTTGTGAACAAATTAAAAAGCACTACTGTCCCACGCCTCAAAGACATTCATGACATATTGGATCCCGAACCGATAATCTCGGAAGAAATGCTGAAACTTACACATTGGATTTCAGAATACTATTTTGCTCCTTGGGGCGAAGTACTTAAAGCTGCATTGCCTCAAAAAACATTTTCAACTTCCCATAAAATTGTAACGCTGTTAGAAATAGATATCGAAAAAGCTTTTTCGAAAACCAGAGGCGCTCCAAAACAAACTGAAGTTCTAAAACTACTTTTTGAAAAACGAGAAATCAGCGTTGAACATATTCAAAAAAAACTCTTTATCAAAAACGTTCATTCCATAATAAACGAATTAGCTAACAAGGGTTTAGTAAACATTTCAGAACAATTCGTTACTCATACTATCAAGCCAAAACTTGAAAAAATAATTCATATAACAGAAAGCTCAAAACAAAAGTGGATCACATTTTTAGAAGCATCGCAAAACAACAAACGAATTTCAAAACAAATTAGTATTGTTCAATTGTTAAATAAATTTCCGTTAGGTTCGGTAATAACGGTTGGCGACTTATTAAAACAAACGGGAGCTACTTTAACATCGCTGAAAAGTATTGAAAACGCTGGCGTTTTGTTGATATCTGAAAGGGAAGTAAATCGCGGAATTAAATACGAATCACAACCTGATATGAACCAGCAGATAATTTTAAATCAACATCAAAATGAGGCGCTCGATAATATTCGGGAAGCAATGGCACGCAACGAGTTTCAAACTTTTTTATTGTACGGAATTACGGGCAGCGGTAAAACCCAAATTTATATTGAGGCGATTCGTAAAGCGCTGGATGACGGGAAAAGTGCAATCGTATTGGTACCAGAAATTTCGCTGACACCGCAAACGGTTTCGCGGTTTCAAATGCACTTCGGCGATAAAGTTGCTGTACTACACAGCAGGATGTCGCTTGCCGAACGACAGGATGTGTGGCGTTTATCAAAAAGCGGACACTACTCAATTGTTATAGGCCCGCGATCGGCAATATTTTCACCGTTAAAAAATTTAAAATTAATTGTTGTAGATGAAGAACACGAGTCATCATATAAACAATACGACCAAACACCCCGTTACAACGCGCGGGAAGTTGCAATAATGAGGGGTGTGAACAATAATGCTGTTGTAGTACTCGGTTCGGCGACTCCGTCAATTGAAAGTTACCACAATGCAACAAGCGGTAAGTACAAACTGATTGAGCTTCCCGAACGGGTTGATAACGCAAAGCTTCCTGAGATAGAAATTGTTGATATGACTATTGAGCGACAGATAGTAGTAGAAAAATTTCGTGCAGAGAGGAAAGCAGAGTTCGCAAAAGACCCGGTCGCGGCACGACTCTCTAAACGAAAACCTGAATTCAGTTCGATATCAGAAATTCTGAAAGCTCAAATTCAGAACCGTTTAGATAAAAAGGAGGGAATTATTCTTCTACAAAACCGCCGCGGGTTTTCTTCCCTATTAGAATGTTTGGAATGCGGATATGTTGCAATGTGCGAAAATTGTAACATTACACTTACATTTCACATCATTAAAAAACATCTGCGTTGTCATTACTGCGGCTTCATAAAAAACCCGCCCGAAGTTTGTCCTCACTGCAATTCGACCGACCTTAGTTACAAAGGATTCGGAACTCAGCGTGTTGAAGAAGAACTTCAGAAATTTTTCCCGGCAGCATCAATCGTAAGAATGGATTTGGATACAACATCCCAAAAAGGTTCGCACGATAAAATTTTAAGTCGCTTCTCAAGAGGCGAAATTGATATTTTACTCGGTACTCAAATGGTTGCCAAAGGATTGGATTTTTCGCACGTTACATTAGTGGGAGTAATAAGCGCCGACACGCAAATGTTATTACCCGATTTCCGTTCTGCCGAAAGAACATTCCAGCTTCTTACTCAAGTAGCAGGAAGAGCTGGACGTAGTGGATTGATGAAGGGAGAAGTTATAATACAAACCTACCAACCAAAACATTATACACTAAAACATGTATTAACACACGATTATTTAGGATTTTTCAGCGAAGAAATAAAAGGACGGGTTGAATTAAAATATCCTCCTTTTTCCAGGATGGCGTTAATTGAGATAAAGGGTGAAGATGAAAGCGATGTAATACGGCAGTCGAATAAGTTGTTTCAATTGTTTAAAAACGAGAAAACTAAGCTGATATATTTAGGACCCTCCGAAGCTGCAATTTCGAAATTGAACAAGCAATACCGCTGGCATATTTTGCTGAAAGATTTGAAGAGCAACGACCCGTCGGGAAAAATACTTCGTGAAGTTTTAACCTCAGTTATGCAGAAGTTTCATCAATCAGACTTCAAAAAAAGTAAAGATGTA is part of the Bacteroidota bacterium genome and harbors:
- the priA gene encoding primosomal protein N' produces the protein MPKLFVDIAVPVAVDQLFTYNVPDALQSQIKIGVRVVAPFGNKTVIGFVVNKLKSTTVPRLKDIHDILDPEPIISEEMLKLTHWISEYYFAPWGEVLKAALPQKTFSTSHKIVTLLEIDIEKAFSKTRGAPKQTEVLKLLFEKREISVEHIQKKLFIKNVHSIINELANKGLVNISEQFVTHTIKPKLEKIIHITESSKQKWITFLEASQNNKRISKQISIVQLLNKFPLGSVITVGDLLKQTGATLTSLKSIENAGVLLISEREVNRGIKYESQPDMNQQIILNQHQNEALDNIREAMARNEFQTFLLYGITGSGKTQIYIEAIRKALDDGKSAIVLVPEISLTPQTVSRFQMHFGDKVAVLHSRMSLAERQDVWRLSKSGHYSIVIGPRSAIFSPLKNLKLIVVDEEHESSYKQYDQTPRYNAREVAIMRGVNNNAVVVLGSATPSIESYHNATSGKYKLIELPERVDNAKLPEIEIVDMTIERQIVVEKFRAERKAEFAKDPVAARLSKRKPEFSSISEILKAQIQNRLDKKEGIILLQNRRGFSSLLECLECGYVAMCENCNITLTFHIIKKHLRCHYCGFIKNPPEVCPHCNSTDLSYKGFGTQRVEEELQKFFPAASIVRMDLDTTSQKGSHDKILSRFSRGEIDILLGTQMVAKGLDFSHVTLVGVISADTQMLLPDFRSAERTFQLLTQVAGRAGRSGLMKGEVIIQTYQPKHYTLKHVLTHDYLGFFSEEIKGRVELKYPPFSRMALIEIKGEDESDVIRQSNKLFQLFKNEKTKLIYLGPSEAAISKLNKQYRWHILLKDLKSNDPSGKILREVLTSVMQKFHQSDFKKSKDVKIIVDVDPVGMM